The Periplaneta americana isolate PAMFEO1 chromosome 10, P.americana_PAMFEO1_priV1, whole genome shotgun sequence genomic interval aatgaattgaaCTTTTCTGTACATTGGACATTTATACCATAACATTTTTGGACATACAATTAGGTGGATATTTAAATTTAGTGGATGTTTGTGTATAGAGAATATTTCTGTTTGTGGACGTTTTGCAGTGAACATTTTTACCTCAACCATTATTACAGTCACATCATATAAATTAGATTACCAAATGTTGTATGTAAATCTCGGATCTACTGTAGAATAAATACGACATGAAACTATTTTTTGCATTGATATTCttttgtgtaatatttattattctgtGACGTAAAGAATCATCATTCTCCAGTATCATCTCGTCATAGtatttataaactttttttttctaattcaaggactattttaatgtattaacagTTTCTTGTATTATACTTTCAGGCAACACAGCACTACATTTGGCAGTTATGTTGGGCAGGAAAGGTAGGTCTCATTACTATAATAAAAAAAGCACTAAAATTcaaactttcttttttctctttccgaAGGAATACTATCATGTATTTAATTCCAgttcacattttcaaaatttgtgtaaCATTTATCATTTAATCTATTTTTTAGTTTGTCAATAGAAAAAGTAGAGACTTAGTACTTCAGtgacaaaaaaataagaaaactgtATGTGTAGTCTTATACAATTTTTGAAGTGTGAAATATTGGAGAAATGGTCAACATTTCGTGCACAGTATTACGATTGCTACATATTTGCCCAGTCTTATATGAACCTATgttataaataatcttcaaatgaacaaaaacgttctaGGACACACACAGAGAGTACATTAATACATCAAacttaattaatgaatgaatttggGCTTTAAATTCCATATTGCGTTTTAACTGCAAAcacacgctttttttttttttcaaaatattttattttattttatgtgactGCCAGCAAAAGCAGCTTTTGTTCACACATAAAGAGTTATTTGAATTAATGCTCGAGAAACAAAGCTCTTCAAAATCATTATATGAGTATGTTCTGACTAGATTATAAGTAGGAGAGTGTTCACAGAGCGTTTTTAAGGGTATTAAGAAATGGCGGAAGTTGTGCGGGACATAACAAGACAGTTTCTGGCGAAATATTTGGAATGGTTGAAGGCTGAAATGAAGTTTCTCCAATAGGAACCCAGTGGTGTAACTTTACGAGATCCATTGCGATTAGTTTCGGGTTTTGGGGGGCCAAAAGAATCCTTTCTTGAGGTAGGACTCTATATGAAACATACCATAATATTGTTCCTTTGTTTACAAAGGAATTTCCTGAAAAAGAATTTGTGCTTTCAAATGAAATGCGCCTCCATTCCTCCGGTAAGCATGATGCAAAGTTCTTTAGCTATACTATGGGTTTCTATTGAGAGAACTTCACTTCGGCCTTCGACCATTCCGAATATTTCACCAGAAACCTGTATTTTTTCATCCTGCACAACTTCCATCTTTTCTTAAAATCattcataaaataacaaatagatTTCTTAATTCCCTTAAAAACACTCTGTGAACACTCTCTTACTTACAGTCTAGTCAAAATATGCATAATGATTCTGAAGAGCTCTTCTTCTCGGGCATTAATTCAAATAACTCTTTACGtgtcacataaaataaaataattaaaaataaagatgcTCCTTTGCAGTTAAAACAAAATATGGAATTTAAATCCTAAAGGTTGTTTTGTATTTTGGTCACAAATATTTCGTGCGAGTAAGTGCTGATTCTTTTAAATCTCAAGATAAAAATGAACTTCATGAccgaaaatttaatttcaaattagtaattttgaattattattacagtattaacatggaataaattaattaaattttacataaaccAAATGTATATACCTTTGGGCAGACTTTTCacgtgaaatttaaaaaatattttgcttaAGCACAACACAGAATAATCTTCCCTTGCATTGCTCCAATTCACAATTGGGTGCAGACAGCCCGAGTATTTATCATCAAATTTCACTATGTCTGCTTGCTAATAGTGTTGAATAATATGATAATACATGGACAAAAGTTCAATGTTCAATAGAAGAATTTAAATGGTTTTTTTCCCTTTTTGCCAACTTCTAGTAAAACTGGAAGCTGCCTTCTTTTTGCTGCAAGCTCTTCAATTTTAATGTCAGCTGACCATATTTAAACCGTTCTATGTTTTAACTTTTAAGAGTACGTCTATTTTCCTGATCCAAATATGCATATGGGCTATTcgatctcaaatcgaccgaaatatagagaaaattgaccttgcaatttttaaatacaatgaaactttttctgtccgtagacaactgtgatataatgctttgtgcaaagtttgaggcatcagaacttaatagtgtttaaattaataatatttaaatttatcgtattttcataaaattagcaactttaaactgttgtggctccgaaactctttcacccaatgatcaaaatcatggtttattttgatgctaagaagttaaagtttatattgacatgtaaacagtttttcttactttttatggaaatggagaaatttggatttttcttcattaaaatgcctttgcccacgaaaaaatattttaaaaatatatggttagattccgcattgaaagtacaaataaacacatttgtgtacaataaaaaatagggattacttcttaacataacctaccaaatgtcagcttcaaaataagctctcgttcaatgttctgcagtaaatggttccagagttctgagcactgaaagaggcttgtttttataaaatacgctaaatttgtcgctcaataatacgaaaaccgtttgactttcgatagtatatttttgaaagtgcactcccctcagcaccttgtataagtagggaaaaaattagagtataaaaaaaaagcgagtttttttactgatcgatttcatatggaatagcccatatatatgtgtgtgtgtaaaatattttttttaagtttgttactTTTATTACTCTTTTCAGAATGTGTCCATTTATTACTTGCTCATGGAGCCCCTGTAAAAGTAAAAAATCTTGCTGGATGGAGTCCTCTTGCGGAAGCTATAAGTTATGGTGACAGACAAACAAGTAAGCATGGTTGCATTGTGAATTTGGTAACACCTAAACAAATTGTttattgtgaaattaaaataaaccacttctcatattttattgcataCATTCCATATTTTACTCATTATTATGCTAgcttcggtatataatatatgtttgCTTCTTGAAGCAGATTCATTTGAGAATTTCGTGCAGTTTCTCttctaaaatacattttcttgagtGTGGTTGTGTTCCTTTAAAGAGGAAGGGGAACAATGCTTGGTAAAGAGATGAGCATTAGTTCCTACAAACTTGTTAATTGAATTTACTGAAATATGCTATCGATTTTTAAGTGGCTGCAACAGACTGGGAAACTGGAAGATGGTGTAGTGGATGGAGTGAATGCATAGGTTTCTGTTTGAAAATTGGTGAATTCCAACAAGTGGTGTAAATAAGGTCCCTTTTATAACTCAGACTTTCAGCTATTTTCAATATGTGTAAATAGGCTTCATTTTGAAACCCAGGCTTAAAGGAATTTCTGCCACAGAGAGGAAGTAGGAATGAACGAAGCATTGCAGCAACTGGATTAAGCTGAGGGTGAGAAAAAAATTGCTGAGTGCCATAGGAATGAGGTGTAGGAAGCAAAATGTAAGACTTGAAAGTTGGTTGTTGGTTGGTTTTTGGTTTGTAAATAGGTAGGTAGACATACAGGATGCGAAAAAAATACGTACAAAAAATTGGAGAGTAAGAAAGTggcacaaaattaaatatattttaagaatagaAACAAGTGGTCTCAGATGTTCTGCTGCGGTGCTGTGAATGTCAGGTGCAAAGCTGCAAATTTGCGATTTGTTTGTGGATGGTCAAGTGGAAAGTAGACTCATATTAGGAAATAATAACATGTTGATGGCTGGTGAGGGAGCGAATTCTCCTACTGCATTTAATACAGAAACACGACATGTTTTTGGTTTTTCAAATTATTACAGTACAgttatctcaaataaatttaatgcacaaCATGtcagaaaaaatgttcaaaaggaGCCCTATTTTACGTTTTGGTAACCAGCATAACAGCACAACAAGGATTAACGCCCTCTCTGAAAGATTCCAGGAATGGTCTGGGTCACTTCTGCTGTGACCATAATCAGTGGCGGCACCAGAACTTtctaattgggggggggggattgggGATTGCGATTCTAGCTGGAACAAAATCTAATACTGATAAATTCCTTTCGAATTGTTGAAAATAGCAAgatgaaggtaaattattatgacatttgatgAAGTACTTGTATGGTATTTTGACATGACATCCTCGACCAATCCACTGACTTGGAAAATTACGACTTAGTTgccagtgaagtgaagtgagcagATGACTCATTATACAAAAAGACATCTCACATGTCTGTAGTGGAATGTCGTCCAAATGGTCTGGCAGCATAGATTGTAGAACACGAAGATATGTTGCACTCTTAGTCTTACTGGCAGCTCAAGTGGACCCAGCAGCTTGTCTCTGAATATCTCAGttcagaaatttaataaaatatcttgaaaTCTACCCCAATAATGGTGTTAAGAGTTTCTTTCTCCCCATATGTGgatattatgcaaattaaaaaCACCATCATGGGTGAAAAATGATTTGTCAGTAACCAACATCTTACAAGACAACTCTGCAGCATTTTTCGTACTGTTTCTAAGAATTAGATGCCAAATTCAGATTTTCGTGGGTAATCCACTTCTTCGATATGCTGAATTCGTAGGTGTTTTTAAGGGTACAATTGCTTTTCACGCAGCATAGAGTAAACACTCCATTAAGAAGTGCCTACTTGTCTTGTCAAGTTTCTTGCACTTACGGTGGGTGTCTCTCCTCAACAATTTCCAGAATTTCTTCTTCTTGCATAACTCTGCAGCATTGCTTGATCTGAGGACGAAGGGATCCTATGTTCTGGACTCTTTAGTGCACAGGAACGAACATTAGTCTATTTGGAATTCGACGATTTGTAAGTCTTTCTCAGTAGAGCTCCTTTTCCACATTTGCATATTCTCGTATTATTTGTTCCACATATTAACTGAATATTGGCTATTATTTAATCCTTCCATTGTGTCAAATGCGCTTCCTGCAAGGTTAACAACCTTAACTTAGAATGTTTATGCTCGGAAAACATGTATATAATCTAACCTGATGTTTCATAGTGCTATCATTCATGGAACTTCAGACCATAAAGTACgataaacatttattgaaaattattaaaagtAGGGGGAAAGTTAATAGGGAGGTTTTTACATGCACTTTTTATAgatatcaaaatatttgcatgTATACCCCTTTCACAACTTGTATAATTTGCCCTTGTTTTATTGTAGAACCAAAATATTTTAGCATGCATGTACTTACAGCCTGTAATATCTTGTTCAAAGTACAGGAATTTCGGTTTGGTTAAGCTGAATATTTAACAGGACTAGCATAGCATAGTAGCATGGTAAACAGCATTGAAACCAGAGCTGCCCAgcagactgatatttaatgaaactGAAGTGACTTCTGTAGATGGGGATAATTGTATGTTAGTGTGACTACTGATGAGCAGGATGtttgtacagtatttgttgaaatTGCAGTATCATCCCTTGTCCGGAAACTTAAACAACAGGCAAGGGAACAGATGGAAGAAAGAAGGCCAAACCTTGTTTCAGCTCTCAACCAGATGGGTGACTTTTACATGGAACTCAAATGGGACTTTCAAAGTTGGGGTGAGGATAATTTCAAAATGCTATTGTGTTATACTTCTTCAGAAAGTGCACATATTATTGGCACTGTTATGTTTTGCAACTTGAAATCATGATCAATTATTTTTGCACTGGTAAGCTATGGGCTCATTGTTTTTCACTTATATTTCTTGAATCTTTAAAGTCTAAAATATTAACAGATTGCCAAAATCTTTGGAAATACAGGGTGGCACATGGGAAGGGGAGATTTTAATAAGACAGTAATGCAACTTCaatttagttttatatatatatatatatatatatatatatatatatatatacatatacatatacatacacacacacacgcatgctcgcgcccacacacacacacacacacgcacactcgCACCCCCCCATTGGCGGAGATTGGCCTATGACTCATGACAAGCTAGTTAGAAAGTATTTGCAAATATTCGTCCGTTTCATCAGCTCGATAAACTTGAATGATCTACAATAATATGCCAATTAATCATGACAgattgcaattaaaatattatacgatATCATAGTATGTATGAAGATTCTAGCTAAACACGTGTATATTATAATACGTTAGATACTGTAAACTGATGAATTGAAATtacaaagcatgtagtattactaggtaatggggcatgcagttaataaaaaaacacgcacacacacaccaccccccccccccccccgttgggAAGCTATAGTAAATTGTGATGCTGTCATCATCGTCGCCAAAATATGGGCCAATTATCCTGTTCGATGACACAGTACACTACACTGTCACTCTGTATCGGTAATGTGTATAGAAAACATGGATTCTCTGCGGCACAGCAGTGAAAGTTTTGTTTACTCACATAGTCACTTAAGTGAAAATGTGCTTCATCAGACATCCAGAGGTTGTTTAGAAAAGTTTCATCTTCCTCACATTTTGCTAAAAACTATTCAGCAAAAGTTACTCTTCAATATTGGCATCACTGGCTTGCCATTGTTGGACGATCTAAAACTTGTATAGATGCAGTTTGAGATCTGAAGACAATACTCTGGCCACAGTGTGGTGAGACAAACCTAATGACGCAGCATGTCGTCGTATGGCAGCATTGACTGCTTGGACTCCTTGGTCCTAGACGCTTCTTGCTCAGGTTAGAACCTTTTGTCTTCCCAGCGTGGGCTGACAGAACCGTATCATGCAGCTTCACAAcaatcattgtttttataataagCCTTTACTGCACTCCATCACGGCAACTGAAATGGCATTGCCTAAGGAACAGTATGGCATTTTCACAGTCTTACCAACTTCAAGTATGACTGCACTAATTGATTCAAAATCTCCCATTCCCACATGCCATCCTGTtcaaatttgtttgtattttaataacatttatagaagaaaataaatatgttacattctCTGAAGTTATGATAAATTTCCTTCTACTTACTGGACACTCGTATTGATATCAAAATAAGTTTGTGATTGACAGTTGTGGAAAGAGGAACTTCCCATCCATTGTGAAATTGGCACTCATTCTCTCGGATTGAAAGTGCGCATGATCATTGTTGCTTCCTTCCCCTTATATGTCAGTGGTCTCATGTTTcaatgtatattttaataatggaATGGAATCATGAACTTCAGTCAATATTGTAATCAATAATTTGATACAGTTGTATAGAGGAATCTTctagaaaaacaaaaaataatggcAAGAGGAAAATATATACCCATATAATATGCAATTCCTgacaaatgttaaaataaaaataatgcaacaGATCACTATATTTTGTAGTAAGTCCAAATTAagattactactactgctgctaggtGGACTAAACTTTTAATTTGTTGATTCATTTCCACAAtgtttcatttgttttgatttcgttTTCAGTTTTAAATTTTCCATTTAAGTTTTGTTTAATGTCAACTGGCAGACCACTTATCTGTCTGTGTTTATCTAAggtattttcattataatttttaaacttaCAGAACTTTTCCCATACACAGCTACGATGAATAAATCTGGATTTTTTTCCCTCATAAATCTACTGTGTCATAGTCTTCTTACTCTGTGGTATACCACCAATATTCCAGAACAGCACCAAGAATGTTGTTTTTGCCAGCTTttactttggggggggggggagaagcatGTCAGTGTTATAatctattttacattattttgggGGGACCACACAAGTGTTATGTTGTCCCCTGATGGTGATGATGTgactaaatataaatttacaatggtatagtattctattctatcgaaaGTGTGTATAATAATTTCTTACACAGTGAAATAGCTGTGAGCAAGCATGGGTTAATAAGGAAAGGTTTGACAACATTTTACCCTTTTTAAGTGAAATGTTAATCACAGACTTATTTTGAATAGCCAGTAGAAATTATTTTAGTGTTTGACATAAACTAATTGCTTTTACTTTGAGGTTAATTTTCTGTCATTATGCAAAATTCTCTTATCAGTGTTTCGACAGTGGCAAGTGTGTGATATGTATTATCCTGTTCCAGTACCACTAGTGTCAAGAATTCTTCCTTCTGATATATGTAAAATTCACAAGCGTGGTTCATCTATTCGTCTGGATACAACTCTTGTCGACTTCAATGACATGAGGTGGGAACGTGGAGATATTTCATTCCTCTTCAATGGGGACCGGAAACCAAACCTATCATTAACGGTCCTTGACAATAAGGCTGAACTTTATCAACGTGTACGATATGAGGTAATGTATGATTATTAGACTCAAGCATTTCAACATTTCTTTACAAGTCGGAAGGCTTCATGCTGTTGCTGttgtactttatattttattttctttctcatacacaaaagaatgaaaaaaattaatgtatacagggtgtatcaaaattaATAGCGAAATCTGAAATGGTTGAAAGTATACcataatagaagcaaaaaagttccagtaaacatgggtccgcaaacgagCCATTTGCGAGATAGTTGCGAATATTTGGTTACAAGCCACCACTGACTTCATTATGAAATATGTCCAAGCAGTGTAATTTGTGGGAAAATGCAAAAAACATTTATCAGACATATATACtagtaatatataatgtaatataatatatactaataatattttgtacactCATTAGTGTTAATCATGAAAGTCTTTTGGAGGAATCACGGATTATAGAAACCAATTTATCACcttgaaataaacaaaataacttgGGGCTAGAACCATTTGGAACCGCACAATGGACAAGAGTCACTTTGGAATAGTATGAAATGGACAAGGGAGACTTTGGTTCTGTATGGATTAAAGTTACACCTTagaaacaagaatgactaatATTTGAGGATATGATTGAGCAATTTAATCATTAAACTGTtgagtaatttaattattaaactgTTAGATAGATTACATCATTATGTAGACATCAAACATGTCTGCAGTCAGACGTATAACATGAATGAAAAGGCAACTGAGGCATCCCATTGAAATGTTGCAAGTAgattttctgaaaaactatttCTGCTCTGTTTATCAGAAccactaaatgaacaaataatgatatacatatataaaaatacatgcaTATACATAAGAAGTTATTACACTACATCATCAACATCCTGCAACAGACTTTCGTTTTCCTCTTCTGAGTCCTCTGAATTATTGTCTGACGCGATTTGAGAAAATGATGTCTTGTAGAAATGCAAGTCTGCTACATTATACCAATCTTCACCATAATGAAGTTGAAGTAGCCTCTTGACATCTTCCATTTTAGCTTGTTTTATTAGAATACCAATTTCGACTTGCTGTTTATCAATCTCTGCTACCTTCTTATTTGATCTTAAAACCTTTCTCCCAATTCCCACATCTGTGTTATAGGTATGCTCTCCTCGAATAAGAATGTCTGCATTTTGTGTCCTTCCTCGAGTGATAATAAATCTCTTGCATACAGCAAATCGAAAGAGCTACTGGTTAGGTTTCTTCAAAAAATGTCTCCTGTTGCTGCTTTCCAGTTGTATATGTTGAAGTCTGTACCTGTCTTCAGGATAGTCCCAGTCTTCTCAAAACACTGTAGTACTCCTGAGATTTGCATATTGTGCCCATTTTCTTAAGTTCTTTTTCAATGTGCCCAAACACCCGATCCAGAAACTGGAAGAATAAGTTGAACTTACGAATGTTGAGGGAAGCATCGTGCAACATCTTCATCAGCATACCGAGCCTAATTGTATTCTTatttccccccctccccccacaACCATTGTCAAAAAAACAATCGTATAACTTCATAATCTTCTAAGTCGGTATTGGTTAATCATTGTTAAACCACTGAAACAATTTTGGATGATCCTTTATGATTGTCTGCTTCTGTCCAAGTGTAGAAAAAATTTCATCCAAAGGCtgcctattagagataaacaaaactaactgccgctctcgctcgctgtattcgctgcatttgtctttcgagtctcggctcgtcattctcgctgcacttcgagtcttgctcgtcattctcgaaatagcatttggttggcttggaaagatttcgtaactttgaataacatatatcattgaaataaataacataaatgtttaaatgagacaaaaagacaaaacagaacagtatcttagttatcaaaatgttctcgttctattatatgatattacctgtggttatataaatagaaaaaaaaaatctcaaataaatttgcatttttaagaaacatacaacatgacattaatatctttttacttgaggttGCATACTTgatcttaaattaattaaataatttcttctTTAGGAGACAGAAGTGGAAATAGAAGACGAAGTGGATATCCTAATGAGCAGTGACATTATGGCAGCACAGATGTCCACTAAGTCCATAACGTTTACCAGGGCACAAACGGGTTGGATATTCAGGGAAGACAGAAAAGTAAGAGTTACACCTATCAAGGAAGTTACTAGTGTTATTTTAGACATGAAAATGGTTGCATGAACATGACACATACTTTTCTGTTGCTCTAGGTATTATGCTTTtccatacaattttgttattttatcatGTTACTATCTATATTCCGTTTGTAGTCCATTTATTGAACAGTTGTTCACAATATCggtaagtaattttttttgtgCACATATATAGGAAGATAAACTTTCATGTTCTTCATTCCACTCAAAAGGCATTTCTGTTTAAGCAAAAATATAAGGTAAGTGATTTCATTTATGAATTGTAGAATTCAGATGGTAGGGAGCTGGACTTGGGCTTGGGTTAAAATCCCAGTTGGGCTGATTATGTTTACCTGGTGAATCTGACAAGCACATAAGCCTTCAGACTAGTTTAATGAAGCAGATACTTTtctgttatattaatttataataatattatacaagttcCGAAAACCAGTATTTAGGAGTTTTGGAAATGATAAAGGGTTTTAGTAGATTGTAATGATAGTCTaagcttttttttagtaggttattttacaacgctttatcaacatcttaggttattttgcgtctgaatgagatgaaggtgttaatgccggtgaaatgagtctgggttccagcaccgatagttacccaggatttgctcttgTTACTTACTGTACAACATTGTGTAAGAGGAAGTTGATTTTTTTACATTGGCAAGGCTCTTAACTTGCCGAATTCTGTGTTATGGATATGTACTATCACTTGTGCATACAAGGGTGCCCTTATAGCTAGTAAGAGAAGCTAGTCCAACGTTCTTGAACCTACATTGATAGTTCGGGTACATTTGCGACGTTCCTTAGAGAAGAGTAAAATTTCTAGAGAAAAATGACTTTCTCTTTCGCTGTATTTTCGTAAAGACTCTGATTGTATTAATTTTCTAAAGAAATTTGATTGAATTAATTTTCTAAAGCAATTCATATAGATAAcgtttttctttataattttcaatcgaaatttttaattaaatataaatattcttttagaattgattaggaggctgATTATTAAACCTTGGTTGGAACGACTATCAAATATCTATTATGCAAGTACAGATTGCTTTTGTTACAGAGATATAAAATTTATCTTCTACTCTAGTTTTGTATTGATTGGAGTTGCGTTAATCTGGAAGGCAATTTGTGTATAAATCTTTAAGCCATAAAATTTCAATGTGAAGAAGTTTGCAGATGAACACATAATTGTGTAAATAATAAGTTCCCCTAAAAAAATGACTTTTTGATacacactgttaaacaatttcatcTGTAATTGTATCTTGTATGATTCATAAGTGTGTAAAAAGTTGTTGGAGCCAACCtccagtaaatattttattttatttctttaaaccaTATTAATTTTtgcattgaaaatgttattacaaTTGATGTGACTCCTTCTCGGACAAATTGACtcatagatattgaatatgagCAAAATTCATCCAGTAGTTCTAGTAGAAATTGTTGTATCCAGACAGACAAATGGTGTACCAAAATCATTTCCTTTGTTTTCATGAATGTTTTCGTGGAAGTATGAAAACATATATATGCagctttatatttttcatttatattttgtataatgagaaaataaaaatcttgtgaCAAAATTTGAACAGAATTTTACCTACTTGATTTTCTAATATATGTTTACATTTCTTTAGGAGATGGTGGGGCCATTCCATTCAGAGTTCTATGTAATTAATGGTATGCTTCTTGAGTCACGGAAAAGACGAGAGCATTTGTCAGAAGAAGATTTGCAGAAGAACAAAGCAATTATGGAGAGTTTTACCAAAGGAAATACGCAGGGTTTTGATAACAATGGAGAGGTACAGGTATAAActatttttaatgtgtttttacACCCACATTCAGACAAATACAACTTGTAGTGTAA includes:
- the LOC138708206 gene encoding ankyrin repeat domain-containing protein 13C-A isoform X3, whose product is MIGNTALHLAVMLGRKECVHLLLAHGAPVKVKNLAGWSPLAEAISYGDRQTISSLVRKLKQQAREQMEERRPNLVSALNQMGDFYMELKWDFQSWVPLVSRILPSDICKIHKRGSSIRLDTTLVDFNDMRWERGDISFLFNGDRKPNLSLTVLDNKAELYQRVRYEETEVEIEDEVDILMSSDIMAAQMSTKSITFTRAQTGWIFREDRKEMVGPFHSEFYVINGMLLESRKRREHLSEEDLQKNKAIMESFTKGNTQGFDNNGEVQPVRRPSLSPPPESKVSWEEYINSEPGNHPTLGRNLVYKETSKAFKATVAMSPDFPLSVDMLLNVLEVIAPFKHFSKLREFVLMKLPPGFPVKIDIPILPTVTAKITFQEFAFRNDIKAELFEIPAHYVEDPTRFPDL
- the LOC138708206 gene encoding ankyrin repeat domain-containing protein 13C-A isoform X1 is translated as MAEDVYYCPLHECVFSGDVRRLSGLLRLNDVAKKDKHGNTALHLAVMLGRKECVHLLLAHGAPVKVKNLAGWSPLAEAISYGDRQTISSLVRKLKQQAREQMEERRPNLVSALNQMGDFYMELKWDFQSWVPLVSRILPSDICKIHKRGSSIRLDTTLVDFNDMRWERGDISFLFNGDRKPNLSLTVLDNKAELYQRVRYEETEVEIEDEVDILMSSDIMAAQMSTKSITFTRAQTGWIFREDRKEMVGPFHSEFYVINGMLLESRKRREHLSEEDLQKNKAIMESFTKGNTQGFDNNGEVQPVRRPSLSPPPESKVSWEEYINSEPGNHPTLGRNLVYKETSKAFKATVAMSPDFPLSVDMLLNVLEVIAPFKHFSKLREFVLMKLPPGFPVKIDIPILPTVTAKITFQEFAFRNDIKAELFEIPAHYVEDPTRFPDL
- the LOC138708206 gene encoding ankyrin repeat domain-containing protein 13C-A isoform X2, whose product is MAEDVYYCPLHECVFSGDVRRLSGLLRLNDVAKKDKHGNTALHLAVMLGRKECVHLLLAHGAPVKVKNLAGWSPLAEAISYGDRQTISSLVRKLKQQAREQMEERRPNLVSALNQMGDFYMELKWDFQSWVPLVSRILPSDICKIHKRGSSIRLDTTLVDFNDMRWERGDISFLFNGDRKPNLSLTVLDNKAELYQRVRYEETEVEIEDEVDILMSSDIMAAQMSTKSITFTRAQTGWIFREDRKEMVGPFHSEFYVINGMLLESRKRREHLSEEDLQKNKAIMESFTKGNTQGFDNNGEPVRRPSLSPPPESKVSWEEYINSEPGNHPTLGRNLVYKETSKAFKATVAMSPDFPLSVDMLLNVLEVIAPFKHFSKLREFVLMKLPPGFPVKIDIPILPTVTAKITFQEFAFRNDIKAELFEIPAHYVEDPTRFPDL